A genomic region of Longimicrobiaceae bacterium contains the following coding sequences:
- a CDS encoding TauD/TfdA family dioxygenase, which produces MQNANEGGAATVRKLGRVERKPVTLGGEAGIRTGLLTPGETLPLVVRPEVEGTELVAWAAGALKWIDEKLAEHGSILFRGFKVDSLDAFRNFVTTTGGNPEKYTYRSTPRTEVGNGIYTSTEYPADKFIPMHNEHSYSRSWPLKLFFYCELPSAEGGMTPIADSAKVYDAIPAAIREKFAAQKVMYVRNYGEGVDLTWQEVFNTDDRAVVEEFCRHDGIETEWKGGDRLRTRQVCQAVMKHPVTGKTLWFNQAHLFHVSSLDAEVSEALVETFGEDGVPRNTFYGDGTPIEPEALAAIRGAYDRVEVAFPWEKEDVLMIDNMAVAHARTPFKGERKIRVGMTQPVDGATLES; this is translated from the coding sequence ATGCAGAACGCGAACGAGGGCGGGGCCGCCACGGTCCGCAAGCTGGGCAGGGTAGAGCGCAAGCCGGTCACGCTGGGCGGCGAGGCGGGCATCCGCACCGGCCTGCTCACGCCGGGCGAGACGCTGCCGCTGGTGGTGCGCCCCGAGGTGGAGGGCACCGAGCTGGTGGCGTGGGCCGCCGGCGCGCTGAAGTGGATCGACGAGAAGCTGGCGGAGCACGGCTCCATCCTCTTCCGCGGCTTCAAGGTCGACAGCCTGGACGCGTTCCGGAACTTCGTCACCACCACCGGCGGCAACCCGGAGAAGTACACCTACCGCTCCACCCCGCGGACCGAGGTGGGCAACGGGATCTACACCTCCACCGAGTACCCGGCGGACAAGTTCATCCCCATGCACAACGAGCACAGCTACAGCCGTAGCTGGCCGCTCAAGCTGTTCTTCTACTGCGAGCTTCCCAGCGCCGAGGGGGGCATGACGCCCATCGCCGACAGCGCGAAGGTCTACGACGCCATCCCGGCCGCGATCCGCGAGAAGTTCGCGGCCCAGAAGGTCATGTACGTCCGCAACTACGGCGAGGGCGTGGACCTGACGTGGCAGGAGGTGTTCAACACCGACGACCGCGCCGTGGTGGAGGAGTTCTGCCGCCACGACGGCATCGAGACCGAGTGGAAGGGCGGCGACCGCCTGCGCACCCGCCAGGTCTGCCAGGCCGTGATGAAGCACCCGGTCACCGGGAAGACGCTGTGGTTCAACCAGGCGCACCTGTTCCACGTCTCGTCGCTGGACGCCGAGGTGAGCGAGGCGCTGGTGGAGACCTTCGGGGAGGACGGCGTGCCGCGCAACACCTTCTACGGCGACGGCACCCCCATCGAGCCCGAGGCGCTGGCCGCCATCCGCGGCGCGTACGACCGGGTGGAGGTCGCCTTCCCCTGGGAGAAGGAGGACGTGCTGATGATCGACAACATGGCCGTGGCGCACGCCCGCACCCCGTTCAAGGGCGAGCGGAAGATCCGCGTGGGCATGACGCAGCCGGTGGACGGCGCCACGCTGGAAAGCTGA
- a CDS encoding amino acid adenylation domain-containing protein: MQAEAIEGFRLAPQQRRLLALAGARGGLGQAAGAAVRLRGRLDAAALRSALAAVVDGAEVLRTRLMREPRSGAQLQVIGTGAPEWAADEDWSGFASAEVDARLAAWGGEVLALAADPSQPPLVSASLVRLADHDHVLRLVVPAALADSETMGLLASRIASAYAAAVGGDDAAEEGIQFVDVSEWQNEFLDSDDAAEGRRYWKQRIAAARAAVRLPHERQNSGDTGPSAPRLVRLSASADLVAQLEASAASLGITADALAMAGWVALLHRLNGQADVRFAAAFPGRSFDEVKDALGPFARHLPLECAVPDGIPAATLARALAAACGDANAQVDAFSADGVPAGEPVSAFGFAWNALPETIRAGGIEWSVTDLVASPEPFRAALLITSGASPAVHLQYDPGALSEDAANRLAEQAATVLEAVAVDPSVAADALPVMGERERAEVLGVLATSGELDGEDERVDVRIAAQALKTPERTALRSGIKTLSYAELSARVERLAGHLHGLGVRPETRVAILLDRTADAVVAMLATLRAGGAYVPLDAAYPTERVAFMLRDSGAAVLMTDAARAHLADGSDCRVVRIDADAKQVAASADAPASAVHPANAAYVIYTSGTTGRPKGTVIEHRALARYVRAATAALDLRERVGYAVVSTLAADLGATMLYPALCLGGTLHLVSEQVATDPAAWAEYAEKHGVHCLKVVPSHLRLLLDAPDAAAALPRLRLVLGGEACDAALIDRVRAARPGLRIFNHYGPTETTVGVVAGELRAEDAGAPPLGRPLPGARIYLLDARGLPVPAGVTGEVHVGGGSLARGYLDRPALTAEKFVPDAFSAQPGARLYRTGDLARWRADGRLEFLGRADGQVKVNGHRVEPGEVEAALAAHPSVSAARVVPNVEDGSTRLIAYVVPASGQRADAAELRRHLRERLPEPFVPAAFVSIPRMPLTPNGKLDVRALPSPSSASEDAAPRDRSPLRIPAEHALAEVWREILNVPDVGAMDDFFELGGNSFLAVRLMSRIQKQFGKRLPLAALIGAGTVRGIAAMIDHANVPATPPAHLVALREGGDAAPLFCVHPGEGTVLCYRGMVREMAPGRPVYGLQALDFEMGRAPLVRIEEMAARYVTALRARQPEGPYLLAGWSYGGLVAFEMARQPAGAGQEVARLFLFDCRLPVTTPALSRLDPVLFRASMLFHGSVLVDADGNPTVTAAELAPLDALAQVALIAARAGTTPQALMPAHIPADQIDRYLDLRMARSQGVREYVMRPATVPITLFRADEVDLDTPFAEMRAAYEQAAATRDYGWGELSPEPVEVIDVRGTHHTIFAAENLPGLAAELDRALADADALETAPAR; encoded by the coding sequence GTGCAAGCAGAGGCGATCGAGGGATTCCGGCTGGCCCCGCAGCAGCGGCGGCTCCTGGCGCTGGCCGGGGCCCGCGGCGGGCTGGGCCAGGCCGCGGGCGCGGCGGTGCGGCTGCGCGGCCGGCTGGACGCGGCGGCGCTGCGTTCCGCCCTCGCGGCGGTCGTGGACGGCGCCGAGGTGCTGCGTACCCGGCTCATGCGCGAGCCCCGCTCGGGCGCGCAGCTCCAGGTGATCGGCACCGGCGCGCCCGAGTGGGCGGCGGACGAGGACTGGAGCGGATTTGCTTCCGCCGAGGTGGATGCCCGGCTGGCGGCGTGGGGCGGGGAAGTGCTCGCCCTCGCGGCCGACCCGTCGCAGCCTCCGCTCGTCTCCGCGTCCCTCGTCCGTCTCGCGGATCATGACCACGTGCTGCGCCTCGTCGTCCCCGCTGCGCTGGCGGATTCGGAGACGATGGGCCTGCTCGCGTCGCGAATCGCGTCCGCCTACGCCGCGGCCGTCGGTGGTGATGACGCGGCGGAGGAAGGCATCCAGTTCGTGGACGTGTCCGAGTGGCAGAACGAGTTCCTGGACTCGGACGATGCCGCGGAGGGGCGCCGGTACTGGAAGCAGCGCATCGCCGCCGCCCGCGCCGCCGTTCGCCTGCCGCACGAGCGCCAGAATTCGGGAGATACGGGGCCGTCCGCGCCGCGCCTCGTCCGCCTCTCCGCGTCCGCCGATCTCGTCGCGCAGCTGGAAGCATCCGCCGCGAGCCTCGGCATCACGGCCGATGCGCTGGCGATGGCGGGCTGGGTCGCGCTTCTCCACCGCCTCAACGGCCAGGCCGACGTACGGTTCGCCGCCGCCTTCCCCGGCCGCTCGTTCGACGAGGTGAAGGACGCGCTGGGCCCCTTCGCCCGCCATCTCCCGCTGGAGTGCGCGGTCCCGGACGGCATCCCCGCCGCAACCCTCGCCCGCGCCCTCGCCGCCGCCTGCGGAGACGCGAACGCGCAGGTGGATGCCTTCTCGGCCGACGGCGTCCCGGCGGGCGAGCCGGTGTCGGCCTTCGGCTTCGCGTGGAACGCGCTGCCGGAGACGATCCGCGCGGGCGGCATCGAGTGGTCGGTCACGGACCTCGTCGCATCCCCCGAGCCCTTCCGTGCCGCGCTGCTGATCACGTCCGGCGCGTCGCCCGCCGTGCATCTCCAGTACGATCCCGGCGCGCTGTCGGAAGATGCGGCTAATCGCCTCGCCGAGCAGGCCGCGACGGTGCTGGAAGCCGTCGCCGTGGACCCGAGCGTAGCGGCTGATGCGCTGCCGGTGATGGGCGAGCGGGAGCGTGCGGAGGTGCTGGGCGTTCTCGCTACGTCTGGCGAGCTGGACGGCGAAGACGAGCGGGTGGATGTCCGCATCGCCGCGCAGGCGCTGAAGACGCCGGAGCGGACGGCGCTGCGCAGCGGCATCAAGACGCTGTCGTACGCGGAGCTCTCGGCGCGTGTGGAGCGGCTGGCCGGGCATCTCCACGGCCTCGGCGTCCGCCCGGAGACGCGCGTCGCCATCCTCCTGGACCGCACGGCCGATGCGGTCGTGGCGATGCTCGCGACCCTCCGCGCGGGCGGCGCCTACGTCCCACTCGACGCCGCCTATCCCACCGAGCGCGTGGCGTTCATGCTCCGCGACTCCGGTGCCGCCGTGCTCATGACGGACGCGGCCCGCGCGCATCTCGCGGACGGCTCGGACTGCCGCGTCGTCCGCATCGACGCTGACGCGAAGCAGGTCGCGGCGTCGGCCGATGCGCCCGCATCCGCCGTGCATCCCGCGAACGCGGCGTACGTCATCTACACCTCCGGCACCACGGGGCGGCCGAAGGGGACGGTGATCGAGCACCGCGCGCTGGCCCGCTACGTCCGCGCCGCCACGGCCGCGCTGGACCTGCGCGAACGCGTGGGCTATGCCGTCGTCTCCACCCTCGCGGCGGACCTGGGCGCGACGATGCTGTATCCCGCGCTGTGTCTGGGTGGCACGCTGCACCTCGTCTCCGAGCAGGTCGCGACCGACCCGGCCGCGTGGGCGGAGTATGCGGAGAAGCACGGCGTGCACTGCCTCAAGGTCGTCCCGTCGCACCTGCGCCTGCTCCTCGATGCACCGGACGCCGCCGCCGCGCTGCCTCGCCTCCGCCTCGTCCTGGGCGGCGAAGCCTGCGACGCGGCGCTGATCGATCGCGTCCGGGCCGCGCGTCCCGGCCTCCGCATCTTCAACCACTACGGGCCGACCGAGACCACCGTCGGCGTGGTCGCGGGCGAGCTGCGGGCGGAAGATGCGGGCGCGCCGCCGCTCGGCCGTCCGCTGCCCGGCGCGCGCATCTACCTGCTGGACGCGCGCGGCCTCCCCGTGCCGGCGGGCGTTACGGGCGAGGTGCACGTGGGCGGCGGCTCGCTGGCCCGCGGCTACCTGGACCGGCCCGCGCTCACGGCCGAGAAGTTCGTCCCCGACGCCTTCTCCGCCCAGCCCGGTGCACGCCTGTACCGCACGGGCGACCTGGCCCGCTGGCGGGCGGACGGGCGGCTGGAGTTCCTGGGCCGCGCGGACGGGCAGGTCAAGGTCAACGGCCACCGCGTGGAGCCGGGCGAGGTGGAAGCCGCGCTCGCCGCGCACCCGTCCGTCTCCGCAGCGCGCGTGGTGCCGAACGTGGAGGACGGATCGACGCGGCTGATCGCGTACGTCGTCCCCGCCAGCGGCCAGCGGGCGGACGCGGCCGAGCTGCGCCGCCACCTGCGCGAGCGGCTTCCGGAGCCGTTCGTCCCTGCCGCGTTCGTGAGCATCCCGCGCATGCCGCTCACGCCCAACGGCAAGCTGGACGTCCGCGCCCTCCCGTCGCCGTCGTCTGCGTCGGAAGACGCCGCGCCGCGCGACCGCTCGCCCCTGCGCATCCCGGCCGAGCACGCGCTGGCCGAGGTGTGGCGCGAGATCCTGAACGTGCCCGACGTGGGCGCGATGGACGACTTCTTCGAGCTGGGCGGCAACTCGTTCCTGGCCGTGCGCCTCATGTCGCGCATCCAGAAGCAGTTCGGCAAGCGCCTGCCGCTCGCCGCGCTCATCGGCGCGGGGACGGTGCGCGGCATCGCGGCGATGATCGACCACGCCAACGTGCCCGCCACGCCCCCCGCGCACCTCGTGGCCCTGCGCGAGGGAGGGGACGCGGCGCCGCTCTTCTGCGTGCACCCGGGCGAGGGCACGGTGCTCTGCTACCGCGGGATGGTTCGGGAGATGGCGCCCGGGCGGCCCGTGTACGGCCTCCAGGCACTGGACTTCGAGATGGGTCGCGCGCCCCTGGTACGCATCGAGGAGATGGCGGCGCGCTACGTCACCGCGTTGCGCGCCCGCCAGCCGGAAGGCCCGTACCTCCTCGCCGGCTGGTCGTACGGCGGCCTGGTCGCGTTCGAGATGGCGCGCCAGCCCGCGGGCGCGGGGCAGGAGGTCGCGCGCCTCTTCCTCTTCGACTGCCGCCTGCCGGTCACCACGCCCGCGCTGTCGCGGCTGGACCCGGTGCTCTTCCGCGCCAGCATGCTCTTCCACGGCTCGGTGCTGGTGGATGCGGACGGGAACCCCACCGTCACCGCCGCCGAGCTGGCGCCGCTCGACGCACTCGCGCAGGTCGCGCTCATCGCCGCCCGCGCCGGCACCACGCCCCAGGCGCTGATGCCGGCGCACATCCCCGCGGACCAGATCGACCGCTACCTAGACCTGCGAATGGCGCGCAGCCAGGGCGTCCGCGAGTACGTCATGCGCCCGGCCACCGTCCCAATCACCCTGTTCCGGGCGGACGAGGTGGACCTGGACACGCCGTTCGCCGAGATGCGCGCCGCGTACGAGCAGGCCGCCGCCACGCGCGACTACGGCTGGGGCGAGCTGAGCCCCGAGCCGGTGGAGGTCATCGACGTCCGCGGCACGCACCACACCATCTTCGCGGCGGAGAACCTTCCCGGCCTCGCCGCTGAACTAGACCGCGCCCTCGCCGACGCGGACGCGCTGGAGACGGCGCCCGCGCGCTGA
- a CDS encoding MbtH family NRPS accessory protein, giving the protein MSSDTEDTRPYVVVTNHEEQYSIWLADRDIPQGWTAEGKRGTKAECLAHIEEVWTDMRPLSLRKRMEADALATV; this is encoded by the coding sequence ATGAGCAGCGACACCGAAGACACGCGCCCGTACGTGGTCGTGACGAACCACGAAGAGCAGTACAGCATCTGGCTCGCTGACCGCGACATCCCCCAGGGCTGGACGGCGGAGGGCAAGCGGGGCACGAAGGCCGAGTGCCTGGCCCACATCGAGGAGGTCTGGACCGACATGCGCCCCCTCTCCCTGCGCAAGCGCATGGAAGCCGACGCCCTCGCGACCGTCTGA
- a CDS encoding cyclic peptide export ABC transporter — MLQMIKLASYLLGMSRSVKMSRLSLVGVMVTGLASGLAMAALVAVINALITGEGPASTVMMWAFLALVVARPALRLVSQILLLRLTEHSFYALRVDLCRRILATPMRHLEELGRARLMAGLSTDVGQVASAMVLIPTLVMNAAVVIGFVAYLGWLSLPLLPLLFALTIIGWVTFKWAMQKAVDKIVVGRELYDKLFQGFRAVTEGTKELKMHSRRREVFLADLDKVSRDHRREIRHSDVALAWLGTWSEILFFVAIGFILFAAPYFITVSHSVLSAYVLTVLMLRTPMEALNNGLPTLAQSAIAIKKIGDLTQDLGSRGADVAPAEVVRPGAAWRELEMIGVTHTYRREADDEHFVMGPIDLAFQPGELVFIVGGNGSGKTTLAKILLGIYGPEGGEIRLDGEVIDEAGRDRYRQHFSAVFSDFFLFESLMGMDSPDLDRAAGEYLEKLHLQHKVKVANGELSTTDLSQGQRKRLALLGAYLEDRPIYLFDEWAADQDPQFKEVFYLHLLPELKARGKTVLVISHDDQYYGVADRLVRVADGVIQYDGDPAGYTGGRLLADASEVALTA, encoded by the coding sequence ATGCTGCAAATGATCAAGCTGGCTTCCTACCTGTTGGGAATGTCGCGCAGTGTGAAGATGTCGCGCCTCTCGCTGGTGGGGGTGATGGTCACCGGCCTGGCGAGCGGCCTGGCGATGGCCGCCCTGGTGGCCGTCATCAACGCGCTCATCACCGGCGAGGGCCCCGCGTCCACGGTGATGATGTGGGCATTCCTCGCCCTCGTGGTCGCCCGCCCGGCGCTGCGGCTCGTCTCGCAGATCCTGCTGCTGCGGCTCACCGAGCACAGCTTCTACGCGCTGCGGGTGGACCTCTGCCGCCGCATCCTCGCCACGCCCATGCGGCACCTGGAGGAGCTGGGCCGCGCGCGCCTCATGGCCGGCCTCTCCACCGACGTGGGCCAGGTCGCCTCGGCCATGGTGCTCATCCCCACGCTGGTGATGAACGCCGCCGTGGTCATCGGGTTCGTGGCCTACCTGGGCTGGCTGTCGCTGCCTCTCCTGCCCCTGCTCTTCGCGCTGACCATCATCGGCTGGGTCACCTTCAAGTGGGCCATGCAGAAGGCGGTGGACAAGATCGTGGTCGGCCGCGAGCTGTACGACAAGCTCTTCCAGGGCTTCCGCGCCGTCACGGAAGGCACGAAGGAGCTGAAGATGCACAGCCGCCGGCGCGAGGTCTTCCTGGCCGACCTGGACAAGGTCTCGCGCGACCACCGCCGCGAGATCCGCCACAGCGACGTGGCGCTGGCCTGGCTGGGCACGTGGAGCGAGATCCTCTTCTTCGTCGCCATCGGCTTCATCCTGTTCGCCGCGCCGTACTTCATCACCGTCAGCCACTCGGTGCTCTCGGCCTACGTGCTGACCGTGCTCATGCTGCGGACGCCCATGGAGGCGCTGAACAACGGCCTGCCCACGCTGGCGCAGTCCGCCATCGCCATCAAGAAGATCGGCGACCTCACGCAGGACCTCGGCTCCCGCGGCGCCGACGTGGCCCCGGCGGAGGTCGTCCGCCCCGGCGCGGCTTGGCGCGAGCTGGAGATGATCGGCGTGACGCACACGTACCGCCGCGAGGCCGATGACGAGCACTTCGTGATGGGCCCCATCGACCTGGCGTTCCAGCCCGGCGAGCTGGTGTTCATCGTGGGCGGCAACGGCAGCGGCAAGACCACGCTCGCCAAGATCCTGCTCGGCATCTACGGTCCCGAGGGTGGCGAGATCCGCCTGGACGGCGAGGTCATCGACGAAGCCGGCCGCGACCGCTACCGCCAGCACTTCAGCGCCGTCTTCTCGGACTTCTTCCTCTTCGAGAGCCTGATGGGGATGGACTCGCCCGACCTGGACCGCGCGGCCGGCGAGTACCTGGAGAAGCTGCACCTGCAGCACAAGGTCAAGGTGGCGAACGGCGAGCTGAGCACCACCGACCTGTCGCAGGGCCAGCGCAAGCGCCTCGCCCTGCTGGGCGCGTACCTGGAAGACCGGCCCATCTACCTCTTCGACGAGTGGGCGGCCGACCAGGACCCGCAGTTCAAGGAAGTCTTCTACCTGCACCTGCTGCCCGAGCTGAAGGCGCGCGGCAAGACCGTGCTCGTGATCAGCCACGACGACCAGTACTACGGCGTGGCCGACCGCCTGGTGCGCGTAGCGGACGGCGTCATCCAGTACGACGGCGACCCCGCGGGCTACACCGGCGGCCGCCTGCTGGCCGACGCAAGCGAGGTCGCACTCACCGCCTGA
- the ectB gene encoding diaminobutyrate--2-oxoglutarate transaminase, which yields MPNTQWTPLEGLRGLTRAAPTDEAALEPRRGLETFDEMESAVRSYVRAFPVVFARSSGALLTDEDGREYVDFFAGAGALNYGHNPAFLKEKVVEYLAADGVLHGLDMATVAKRDFLERFAAVILRPRGMEYRVQFPGPTGTNAVEAALKLARKATGRRTVCFFANGYHGMTLGALAVTGNASKRRGAGVPLHDTVPLPFDGDMGPGVDTLDYFDAMLSNTGSGIEKPAAVILETVQAEGGVKVASASWLRRLESLCREHGVLLIADDIQVGCGRTGAFFSFEEAGIRPDLVCLSKSISGIGLPMALVLIRPDLDVWSPGEHNGTFRGNNLAFVTATAALSRWEDDTLERSVAEKGERVRARLQAMADAHPDAGGRVRGRGLIQGIVFDDPSLAGQVSAGAFQRGVIVETAGPADEVLKILPPLTISEALLDLGLDLIEAALAEALAGSPAEPGAAAAARA from the coding sequence ATGCCGAACACCCAATGGACCCCGCTGGAGGGGCTGCGCGGCCTGACCCGCGCGGCGCCGACGGACGAGGCGGCGCTGGAGCCGCGCCGCGGGCTGGAAACCTTCGACGAGATGGAGTCCGCCGTGCGCAGCTACGTGCGCGCCTTCCCCGTGGTCTTCGCCCGCAGCAGCGGCGCGCTGCTGACGGACGAGGACGGGCGCGAGTACGTGGACTTCTTCGCCGGCGCGGGGGCGCTGAACTACGGCCACAACCCCGCCTTCCTGAAGGAGAAGGTGGTCGAGTACCTGGCCGCCGACGGCGTGCTGCACGGGCTGGACATGGCCACGGTCGCCAAGCGCGACTTCCTGGAGCGCTTCGCCGCCGTGATCCTGCGGCCGCGGGGGATGGAGTACCGCGTCCAGTTCCCCGGGCCCACGGGCACCAACGCCGTGGAAGCCGCGCTCAAGCTCGCCCGCAAGGCCACGGGGCGCCGGACGGTGTGCTTCTTCGCCAACGGCTACCACGGCATGACGCTGGGCGCGCTGGCCGTGACCGGCAACGCGTCCAAGCGCCGCGGCGCCGGCGTGCCGCTGCACGACACCGTGCCGCTGCCCTTCGACGGCGACATGGGGCCGGGCGTGGACACGCTGGACTACTTCGACGCCATGCTGTCCAACACCGGCAGCGGCATCGAGAAGCCCGCCGCCGTGATCCTGGAGACGGTGCAGGCCGAAGGCGGCGTCAAGGTCGCATCGGCTTCCTGGCTGCGGCGGCTGGAGTCGCTTTGCCGCGAGCACGGCGTGCTGCTCATCGCCGACGACATCCAGGTGGGATGCGGGCGCACCGGCGCCTTCTTCAGCTTCGAGGAAGCCGGCATCCGCCCGGACCTGGTCTGCCTGTCGAAGTCCATCAGCGGCATCGGGCTGCCGATGGCGCTGGTGCTCATCCGCCCGGATCTGGACGTGTGGAGCCCGGGCGAGCACAACGGAACCTTCCGCGGCAACAACCTGGCGTTCGTGACCGCCACGGCGGCGCTCTCGCGCTGGGAAGACGACACGCTGGAGCGCTCCGTGGCCGAGAAGGGCGAGCGCGTCCGCGCCCGCCTCCAGGCGATGGCGGATGCGCATCCCGACGCCGGCGGCCGGGTGCGGGGCAGGGGGTTGATCCAGGGCATCGTGTTCGACGATCCGTCGCTCGCCGGGCAGGTTTCCGCCGGCGCGTTCCAGCGCGGCGTGATCGTGGAGACGGCGGGGCCGGCGGACGAGGTGCTGAAGATCCTGCCGCCGCTCACCATCTCCGAGGCGCTGCTGGACCTGGGCCTCGACCTCATCGAAGCGGCGCTGGCGGAGGCCCTCGCCGGCTCCCCGGCCGAGCCCGGCGCCGCGGCGGCGGCCCGCGCGTGA
- a CDS encoding aldo/keto reductase, translating to MQHVELGRTGRKISRIGLGALPLSFEGRPGRAAARQVVWRALDLGITLFDTADSYCLHAGEMGHNERLLREALDARAASTEVLVATKGGVARQGRRMELNGRPWYLRRACEASLKALRVDAIDLYQFHAPDPAVPFAESVGELARLLEEGKVRAVGVSNVTVEQVREALPIVRLTSVQNHYNPWDRSAETTGLLPLCVAEGVTFLPHSPVGGARRVGLLRASAALAPIAREHAATPVELVLAWLLARNPTLAAIPGASRVASVESSVRAADLRLDGPTLSALEAAFAALPAGGWSEAA from the coding sequence ATGCAGCACGTGGAGCTGGGCCGCACCGGACGGAAGATCTCGCGTATCGGGCTGGGGGCGCTGCCGCTGTCGTTCGAGGGGCGGCCGGGGCGTGCCGCGGCCCGCCAGGTGGTGTGGCGGGCGCTGGACCTGGGGATCACGCTCTTCGACACGGCGGACTCGTACTGCCTGCACGCCGGGGAGATGGGCCACAACGAGCGGCTTCTGCGCGAAGCCCTCGACGCCCGCGCCGCATCCACCGAGGTGCTCGTGGCGACGAAGGGCGGCGTGGCGCGGCAGGGACGGCGGATGGAGTTGAACGGCCGGCCGTGGTATCTGCGCCGCGCCTGCGAAGCCAGCCTCAAGGCGCTGCGGGTGGATGCGATCGACCTCTACCAGTTCCACGCGCCGGACCCGGCGGTCCCCTTCGCCGAGAGCGTCGGCGAGCTGGCGCGGCTGCTGGAAGAGGGCAAGGTGCGCGCGGTCGGCGTCTCCAACGTGACGGTGGAGCAGGTGCGCGAGGCGCTGCCCATCGTCCGCCTCACGTCGGTCCAGAACCACTATAACCCGTGGGACCGCAGCGCCGAGACCACCGGCCTGCTGCCCCTCTGCGTGGCAGAGGGCGTCACGTTCCTCCCGCACAGCCCGGTGGGCGGCGCGCGCCGCGTGGGCCTCCTCCGCGCCAGCGCCGCGCTCGCACCCATCGCCCGCGAGCACGCCGCCACGCCGGTGGAGCTGGTTCTGGCCTGGCTCCTCGCCCGCAACCCGACGCTCGCCGCCATCCCCGGCGCGTCCCGCGTCGCGAGCGTGGAAAGCAGCGTCCGCGCCGCCGACCTCCGCCTCGACGGGCCGACCCTGTCCGCCCTCGAAGCCGCCTTCGCCGCCCTCCCCGCCGGAGGCTGGTCCGAAGCCGCCTGA